From a region of the Cololabis saira isolate AMF1-May2022 chromosome 8, fColSai1.1, whole genome shotgun sequence genome:
- the csrp1b gene encoding cysteine and glycine-rich protein 1b: MPFGGGNKCGCCQKTVYFAEEVQCEGKSWHKSCFLCMVCKKNLDSTTVAVHVDEIYCKSCYGKKYGPKGYGFGGGAGTLSMDTGEGLGIKPEVQAPHRPTSNPNSSKFAQKSAGSEVCPRCGKTVYAAEKVIGGGNSWHKGCFRCAKCGKGLESTTVADRDGEIYCKACYAKNFGPKGFGFGQGAGALAHAQ, translated from the exons ATGCCTTTCGGGGGAGGAAACAAGTGCGGCTGCTGCCAGAAAACTGTCTACTTTGCTGAGGAAGTGCAGTGCGAGGGAAAGAGCTGGCATAAGTCCTGTTTTCTGTGCA TGGTCTGCAAGAAGAACTTGGACAGTACAACGGTGGCTGTTCATGTCGACGAGATCTACTGCAAATCATGCTACGGCAAGAAGTACGGACCAAAAGGTTACGGCTTTGGAGGTGGAGCAGGAACGCTGAGCATGGACACAGGAGAAGGACTTGGAATCAAGCCTGAAGT ACAAGCTCCTCATCGTCCAACAAGTAACCCCAACTCCTCTAAGTTTGCTCAGAAATCGGCAGGCTCAGAAGTGTGTCCTCGATGTGGGAAGACAGTGTACGCGGCGGAGAAGGTTATCGGGGGAGGCAAt TCGTGGCATAAGGGCTGTTTTCGCTGTGCTAAGTGTGGTAAAGGCCTGGAGTCCACAACGGTCGCCGACAGGGACGGGGAGATCTACTGCAAAG CTTGCTACGCAAAGAACTTCGGTCCCAAGGGCTTCGGCTTTGGTCAGGGTGCAGGAGCTCTGGCTCACGCCCAGTGA